A stretch of the Acidimicrobiia bacterium genome encodes the following:
- a CDS encoding type IV pili twitching motility protein PilT yields MATTADRLGHFLVEKGFISPEELADATARAQASNTPLPRLLLHEGRLTEKQLLMAVAAQNGMRFFDFAAEPMHPEAVGMVPPEICHRFNVIGVGIEGQNLVLAMADPKNSDAIQAVQQATGWMVTPCLADKNEVNAAIKQVHGGIPPGGVDGRPGAGGTSGRLMTGDVKLGGADDRLMEAARAVKEEAPPVQVQRSAEDIHVNELLEIVLERGASDLHLTVGAHPTVRIHGDLHPLTEFPILKPGPLRKMIYAILTQKQREKLESELELDMSHPLPGKARFRVNVFFQRDSIGAVMRVIPMNILPLEKLGLPPVLTSFAYLPRGLILVTGPTGSGKSTTLASIIDIVNRERPVHIMTVEDPIEFLHTHKRALVNQREVGEDTHSFASALKRVLRQDPDVILVGEMRDLETIATAITAAETGHLVFGTLHTQDAPQSIDRIIDVFPPHQQQQVRVQLASSLQAVCTQQLLQTADGKGRVVACEVLICTPAVRNLIREGKTHQIYSVMQAGGRFGMQTMDQSLADLVKAGRISLDMARERCANEEDLMRLLGRI; encoded by the coding sequence ATGGCAACTACAGCGGATAGACTCGGTCACTTCTTAGTGGAGAAGGGATTTATAAGCCCCGAGGAGCTTGCCGATGCTACGGCAAGAGCTCAGGCATCGAACACCCCCCTTCCTAGACTTCTTTTGCATGAAGGAAGACTCACCGAAAAGCAGCTTCTAATGGCAGTAGCTGCCCAAAACGGTATGCGTTTTTTCGACTTTGCTGCCGAGCCCATGCACCCCGAGGCAGTGGGAATGGTCCCGCCGGAGATATGCCACCGCTTCAACGTGATAGGTGTGGGCATAGAAGGCCAAAACCTTGTGCTGGCGATGGCGGATCCAAAGAACTCCGATGCTATTCAGGCTGTCCAACAAGCGACGGGCTGGATGGTGACCCCATGTCTCGCTGACAAAAACGAGGTCAATGCCGCCATAAAGCAGGTTCATGGAGGTATACCGCCTGGCGGTGTAGATGGACGGCCCGGTGCTGGGGGAACCTCCGGACGCCTCATGACCGGAGACGTCAAGCTCGGTGGAGCAGATGATCGACTGATGGAAGCCGCCCGGGCGGTAAAAGAAGAAGCTCCACCCGTCCAGGTGCAGCGAAGCGCAGAGGACATTCACGTCAACGAGTTGTTGGAGATCGTTTTAGAGAGAGGCGCATCGGACTTGCACCTCACGGTTGGCGCTCATCCGACCGTGAGGATCCACGGCGACCTCCATCCGCTTACCGAGTTCCCGATTCTCAAGCCAGGCCCGCTGCGCAAGATGATCTACGCTATACTCACGCAAAAACAGCGCGAGAAGCTTGAGTCTGAGCTGGAACTGGACATGTCGCATCCCCTGCCGGGGAAAGCCCGTTTTCGTGTCAACGTCTTTTTCCAAAGGGACTCGATCGGCGCTGTGATGCGAGTCATACCGATGAACATTTTGCCCTTGGAGAAACTCGGGCTTCCGCCAGTGTTGACGAGCTTCGCGTATCTACCGAGAGGACTCATACTCGTAACCGGACCCACCGGCTCCGGAAAGTCAACCACTCTCGCTTCAATCATCGACATCGTCAACCGAGAGCGTCCCGTCCACATCATGACTGTAGAAGATCCCATCGAGTTTCTTCACACCCACAAAAGGGCACTCGTAAACCAAAGAGAGGTCGGTGAGGACACACATAGCTTTGCTAGCGCTTTGAAGCGGGTACTACGCCAGGATCCAGACGTGATTCTGGTCGGCGAGATGCGCGATCTCGAAACGATTGCCACAGCCATAACTGCGGCCGAGACAGGCCACTTGGTCTTTGGAACTTTGCATACACAAGATGCTCCTCAATCGATTGACCGCATAATCGACGTGTTCCCGCCCCATCAGCAGCAACAAGTCAGGGTTCAGCTAGCCTCCTCGCTTCAGGCGGTTTGTACCCAGCAGCTTCTTCAGACAGCCGATGGAAAGGGGAGAGTCGTAGCTTGCGAGGTCTTGATTTGTACGCCGGCGGTGCGAAACTTGATAAGAGAGGGCAAGACTCACCAGATCTACTCCGTCATGCAGGCCGGCGGGCGCTTTGGCATGCAGACTATGGACCAGTCGCTGGCGGATCTAGTAAAAGCTGGTCGTATAAGCCTAGACATGGCGCGAGAGCGGTGTGCAAACGAAGAAGATCTCATGAGGCTGTTGGGAAGGATCTAA
- the mltG gene encoding endolytic transglycosylase MltG produces the protein MQLERAEDLEDRPRKPKEQSRARRPSERAIRELNRRADPSCASFSGAKYSPLPYSASESPVTDGGHPLARHGAEVPAAVRRVFSVPSRESGRELLNGAEVGMRSSSKPAMLNYGRNSGDMSVEPFPVRTEVVAKEVAGTTASPVANGSFTSKEYKRTAQTTEAIPSRASRDHFQTPRVSVELPRHRSLKALIAILAALFVIVGSTALAGTYLVKLAAGGSSPGHGEVVFTVADGQSLSEISESLEKEGIISSSTSFLLYLRLSRKSPVVRAGEYRMRYGMGAEAVLAVFEAGPQVRYKDLTFVPGLTVRQQASRVESDLGLSGEKFAYALNSNVDLAGFPDAPNAEGLCFPDTYRVDANTKEPDLASRCLRHFDDVFSALDKSRLSSLGVTKYQIVIVASLIEREAKLDSERPLIASVIYNRLRRGMKLDIDATVLYAMGEHKERLTYKDLEIDSPYNTYKNPGLPPTPIATPSRAALEGALNPANTDYLYYVLTDPSGVHAFTSSASEFERLKADAISRGVF, from the coding sequence ATGCAACTCGAGAGGGCGGAAGATCTGGAAGACCGACCTAGAAAACCCAAAGAGCAAAGCAGAGCGCGCCGACCTTCGGAACGAGCGATTCGAGAACTGAATCGGCGAGCAGATCCGAGCTGCGCCAGTTTTTCCGGAGCCAAGTACAGCCCCCTACCTTACTCTGCCTCGGAGAGCCCAGTTACCGACGGCGGCCATCCGCTCGCCCGCCATGGTGCAGAAGTCCCAGCGGCCGTTCGACGGGTTTTTTCAGTCCCAAGTCGTGAGAGTGGGAGAGAGTTGCTCAACGGGGCTGAGGTAGGTATGCGCTCTTCGTCGAAACCTGCAATGCTGAATTATGGTAGGAACAGTGGGGACATGTCGGTCGAGCCGTTTCCTGTCAGGACGGAAGTGGTAGCCAAAGAAGTAGCAGGGACTACTGCTTCGCCCGTTGCTAACGGAAGCTTTACATCGAAGGAATATAAGAGAACTGCACAAACCACCGAGGCGATACCTTCCCGAGCGAGCCGCGACCATTTCCAAACTCCCCGTGTGTCCGTCGAGTTACCTAGGCATAGAAGCCTCAAAGCCCTGATAGCAATCCTGGCTGCTTTGTTCGTGATAGTTGGTAGTACGGCCTTGGCCGGGACCTATCTAGTCAAACTCGCAGCCGGAGGCTCGTCCCCTGGGCACGGAGAGGTCGTCTTCACAGTAGCCGATGGCCAAAGCCTCTCCGAGATTTCTGAGAGTCTGGAGAAAGAGGGCATTATCTCATCGTCGACTTCGTTTTTACTTTATTTGCGTCTGAGCCGAAAGTCTCCTGTGGTAAGAGCAGGTGAGTACCGGATGCGCTACGGCATGGGAGCCGAGGCGGTATTGGCCGTCTTCGAAGCCGGCCCTCAGGTTCGGTACAAAGACCTCACATTTGTGCCTGGTCTAACGGTACGACAACAAGCTTCCAGGGTAGAGTCCGATCTCGGGCTTTCTGGAGAGAAGTTTGCTTACGCGTTGAACTCGAACGTTGATCTAGCCGGCTTTCCCGATGCTCCTAATGCCGAAGGGCTTTGCTTTCCCGACACCTATCGGGTGGATGCCAATACCAAAGAGCCAGACCTTGCCTCCAGGTGCCTTCGGCACTTCGACGACGTTTTCTCAGCATTGGATAAGTCCAGACTTTCCTCACTGGGGGTGACGAAGTACCAAATCGTCATCGTGGCTTCGCTAATCGAGCGGGAGGCAAAATTAGATTCGGAGAGACCACTAATCGCTAGTGTCATCTACAATCGGCTCCGCCGGGGGATGAAACTAGACATAGATGCAACTGTTCTTTACGCAATGGGTGAGCACAAAGAGCGTTTAACTTACAAGGATTTGGAGATCGATTCGCCCTACAACACCTACAAAAATCCGGGCCTTCCGCCTACGCCGATCGCTACCCCCTCCAGAGCGGCACTCGAGGGAGCGCTCAACCCTGCCAACACTGATTACCTGTACTACGTCTTGACCGATCCATCGGGGGTGCACGCTTTTACCTCGAGCGCATCCGAGTTCGAGCGCCTCAAGGCGGACGCCATATCTCGTGGCGTTTTCTGA
- a CDS encoding type II secretion system protein GspE produces the protein MLLVEEGIIDESQLDEVLAEYEETGKPIGRILIEKGFLTEEDLLAVLADQAGFEFVDLSEHPVDPSAAALIPDSICRRYGLIAIGFNGDKLVVAMSDPQNVIARDDVKSISGRDIEIVVAAPGAILEALDRISRLDTDIEAFAGEQEVEEDLSKLKEISEDAPAVRFVNMVISQAVQDRASDIHVEPQNRDVVIRYRIDGVLKEHMRSGKSIHPAIISRLKIMADMDIAEHRIPQDGRISMKIMGREIDMRCSCVPTVWGEKFVMRILDKQAGIVSLDKLGLLEENARKLQAAYTKPYGAIFCSGPTGSGKTTTLYSILKVIASPDKNTVTVEDPVEYKIPGLNQVQVNAKAGLTFANALRGIVRGDPDIIMVGEIRDLETAHIAVESALTGHLVLSSIHTNDAPSTPARLVEMGVEPYLVGSALDCVVSQRLARRLCERCKEPYQPTEEMLVNIGWPLEEERELPVLYKAVGCGHCSKTGYRGRIALHEIMLVTEEIERMVVERRTSEEIKKVAVMEGMKPLRLDGLAKVRMGITTLDEVMRVVV, from the coding sequence ATGCTTCTTGTCGAAGAGGGAATAATAGACGAGTCTCAGCTCGACGAAGTTTTGGCTGAGTACGAGGAGACAGGAAAACCTATCGGCCGCATCCTGATCGAAAAGGGGTTTCTTACCGAGGAAGACCTTCTGGCGGTTCTCGCCGATCAAGCAGGATTTGAGTTCGTAGACCTGAGTGAACACCCTGTAGATCCATCCGCAGCTGCCTTGATCCCTGACTCAATTTGCCGTCGTTATGGCCTTATCGCTATCGGATTCAACGGCGACAAGCTGGTTGTCGCCATGTCCGATCCTCAAAACGTCATTGCCCGCGATGACGTGAAGTCTATTTCCGGCAGAGACATCGAGATTGTTGTAGCCGCGCCCGGGGCAATTCTCGAGGCTTTGGACCGGATCTCGAGACTCGACACGGACATTGAGGCCTTCGCTGGCGAGCAAGAAGTTGAAGAAGATCTTTCGAAGCTGAAGGAGATAAGCGAGGACGCCCCCGCCGTCCGCTTCGTCAACATGGTGATTTCCCAGGCTGTCCAAGACAGGGCATCCGACATTCATGTCGAACCGCAAAACCGTGACGTGGTCATCCGGTATCGCATAGATGGCGTCCTTAAAGAACACATGAGAAGCGGCAAGTCAATCCATCCAGCCATCATCAGCCGCTTGAAAATAATGGCGGACATGGATATCGCAGAGCACCGAATCCCCCAGGACGGACGCATTTCTATGAAGATTATGGGCCGAGAGATAGACATGCGCTGTTCGTGTGTGCCCACAGTGTGGGGGGAAAAGTTCGTGATGCGAATTCTTGACAAGCAAGCGGGCATTGTTTCTCTCGACAAGCTAGGTCTGCTTGAAGAAAATGCACGCAAGCTCCAGGCCGCTTATACAAAACCGTACGGGGCGATCTTTTGCTCGGGACCTACGGGCTCGGGAAAGACGACGACTTTGTACTCGATCCTCAAGGTGATCGCTTCTCCTGATAAAAACACGGTCACTGTCGAGGACCCTGTCGAGTACAAGATTCCAGGCTTGAACCAGGTTCAAGTGAACGCGAAGGCCGGGCTTACGTTCGCCAATGCGCTGAGAGGAATCGTACGAGGTGACCCCGACATCATCATGGTGGGCGAGATCCGAGACTTGGAGACCGCTCACATCGCCGTAGAGTCGGCTTTGACCGGCCACCTAGTGCTTTCGAGTATCCACACCAACGACGCGCCCTCTACCCCTGCTCGGCTCGTCGAGATGGGAGTGGAGCCCTACTTGGTAGGGTCGGCGCTGGACTGCGTGGTCTCCCAGCGCCTTGCCCGGCGCTTGTGCGAGCGCTGTAAGGAGCCGTACCAGCCGACCGAAGAGATGCTGGTTAACATAGGTTGGCCCCTCGAGGAGGAGCGGGAATTGCCCGTGCTCTATAAAGCGGTCGGATGCGGACACTGTTCGAAGACTGGATACAGAGGGCGAATTGCTCTCCATGAGATCATGTTAGTTACCGAAGAAATTGAGAGAATGGTTGTCGAGCGCAGGACTTCCGAGGAGATTAAGAAAGTCGCAGTGATGGAGGGGATGAAGCCCCTCCGACTCGACGGATTGGCCAAAGTACGGATGGGCATAACCACTCTTGACGAGGTCATGAGGGTAGTGGTCTAG
- a CDS encoding pilus assembly protein PilM: MPKTVVGLDIGTSSVRGVEIRIGKDRPVLVRIAQQEMAPGSTREGEIVNPPAVGDAISRLWKSGKFKGKDAVVVGVANAKVVVRQVELQWMPEEELRNALAFQIQEFIPIPLEEAIIDYMPVEEVYPGEGQRLLRILVVAAQKEMIQSLIETLQYAKLQPAVIDLNALALMRSLVSMYGLEEPPPAEALVDIGAGITNVVVHEQTKPRFVRIIAGGGDDFTAAISEQLGVDPISAEQIKREIGASGSAPPGYDRAMDVIEEKTASFVDEIRGSLDFYMAQPDAQPISRVVLSGGGSQLRTIPDRLRSALGIPVEQGHPLQYVELADLGMHPEQLASIEPYLAVPVGLALSEAV; this comes from the coding sequence GTGCCAAAGACTGTTGTCGGCCTTGATATCGGCACCTCGTCGGTGAGGGGTGTCGAGATACGCATCGGAAAAGACCGCCCCGTGTTGGTACGCATAGCTCAGCAAGAGATGGCTCCCGGATCGACTCGTGAGGGTGAAATTGTCAATCCGCCTGCAGTCGGAGACGCAATCTCGAGGTTGTGGAAGTCGGGAAAGTTCAAAGGCAAGGACGCTGTCGTAGTCGGGGTGGCCAACGCGAAAGTAGTGGTGCGTCAAGTCGAGTTGCAGTGGATGCCAGAAGAGGAGTTGCGCAACGCCTTGGCGTTCCAAATCCAAGAGTTCATTCCCATTCCGTTAGAGGAAGCGATCATTGACTACATGCCGGTAGAAGAGGTGTATCCAGGCGAGGGGCAGCGCCTCTTACGGATTTTAGTAGTAGCTGCTCAAAAAGAGATGATCCAGTCATTGATAGAGACGTTGCAGTATGCAAAGCTTCAACCTGCCGTCATAGACCTAAACGCGCTGGCTCTAATGAGGTCTCTGGTGAGCATGTACGGACTTGAAGAGCCACCGCCCGCCGAGGCACTCGTCGACATTGGCGCAGGCATTACGAACGTTGTAGTACACGAGCAAACCAAACCCCGCTTCGTGAGAATCATCGCCGGCGGGGGCGACGACTTTACTGCAGCAATCTCCGAGCAGCTGGGCGTAGATCCAATCAGTGCAGAGCAGATCAAAAGAGAGATAGGTGCTTCGGGGTCTGCTCCTCCTGGCTACGATCGCGCGATGGACGTGATCGAAGAAAAAACGGCCTCTTTTGTTGACGAGATTCGCGGATCCCTCGACTTTTATATGGCCCAGCCCGATGCCCAGCCGATCTCTCGAGTTGTCCTCTCTGGAGGAGGCTCGCAGCTTAGGACGATTCCAGATCGGTTACGCTCCGCCTTAGGGATCCCTGTCGAACAGGGGCATCCTCTTCAGTACGTTGAGCTTGCCGATCTTGGCATGCACCCTGAGCAGTTGGCCTCGATAGAGCCTTATCTGGCAGTTCCTGTAGGTCTGGCCTTGAGCGAGGCGGTCTGA
- a CDS encoding prepilin peptidase, translating into MNSFQDWTIVVFWTLVGLIFGSFVNVIVTRVPEGRSIVHPPSRCPHCLAPIGFWENIPIISYFFLGGRCRHCKEPIGWRYPATEAGVAVAFGVVVWRLWVTANRPAAAILVMAATVVFVSVAIIDAKTKRIPRKLVYWGLVMVIPLSVVVALYEARPAALIIALASSMGYGIALFAIHSIDPRWMGFGDVRYAFFLGWVLGYFGWWYPLAGFMLALVIGSVVGLTLVAVGKSRLGKTIPFGPFLSLGAYAVLLWGCELAGLYLHLMGLPLAGCRTLP; encoded by the coding sequence TTGAATTCTTTCCAGGACTGGACGATCGTCGTTTTTTGGACGCTTGTGGGATTGATTTTTGGTTCGTTCGTCAACGTGATCGTAACGAGGGTCCCAGAAGGGCGGTCGATCGTTCATCCACCGTCTCGGTGTCCCCACTGCCTGGCACCCATAGGTTTTTGGGAGAACATCCCAATTATCTCTTACTTTTTTTTAGGTGGTAGGTGTAGGCACTGCAAAGAGCCGATCGGATGGAGGTACCCCGCTACCGAAGCTGGGGTAGCCGTTGCCTTCGGCGTCGTGGTCTGGAGGCTGTGGGTGACAGCCAACAGGCCTGCGGCTGCGATTCTCGTTATGGCAGCTACAGTCGTCTTTGTCTCGGTAGCGATCATAGACGCCAAGACAAAGCGCATTCCTCGGAAGCTCGTGTACTGGGGACTGGTCATGGTGATCCCCTTGAGCGTAGTCGTAGCTCTCTATGAAGCACGCCCTGCGGCGTTGATTATTGCACTGGCTTCCTCGATGGGTTATGGGATCGCATTGTTTGCGATCCACAGCATCGATCCACGGTGGATGGGCTTTGGAGATGTACGCTATGCCTTTTTCCTAGGTTGGGTGTTGGGATACTTCGGGTGGTGGTATCCGCTCGCTGGCTTTATGCTGGCATTGGTAATTGGAAGTGTCGTGGGGCTTACGCTTGTCGCAGTAGGCAAGAGCCGATTGGGAAAAACTATTCCCTTTGGCCCGTTTCTTTCTCTTGGGGCCTATGCGGTACTTCTGTGGGGTTGCGAGCTTGCCGGCTTGTATCTACACCTCATGGGTCTTCCCCTTGCAGGATGCCGAACGTTACCCTAA
- a CDS encoding GTP-binding protein — protein sequence MSRSTGGATSVKVVVTGPFAAGKTTFISTLSEVPLFSTEKPVTDESRSVKSMTTVSMDFGKITFDFDEGDIVLYLFGTPGQERFDFMWDVLARGMLGFVVLVDVTRENTYPEAKKIVKYFTELSDVPYVIGANRATGNAKAVSRLKKKLGVSDDIPVVPCEVVSRQSAKEVLLALLYRVSELLDRQRAIGASSPR from the coding sequence ATGTCACGGAGCACCGGTGGAGCCACCTCCGTCAAGGTGGTGGTCACCGGGCCCTTTGCGGCCGGCAAGACTACCTTTATCAGTACTCTCTCAGAGGTTCCTCTTTTCTCGACTGAGAAGCCTGTGACGGACGAGTCTCGGTCGGTGAAGTCAATGACCACTGTGTCGATGGACTTCGGCAAGATCACTTTCGACTTTGACGAGGGCGACATAGTCCTCTACCTCTTTGGGACTCCAGGGCAAGAACGTTTCGATTTCATGTGGGATGTTCTGGCCCGCGGAATGTTGGGCTTTGTGGTACTCGTCGATGTGACACGCGAGAACACGTACCCGGAGGCGAAGAAGATTGTCAAGTACTTCACCGAGCTCTCCGACGTTCCCTATGTAATAGGTGCAAATCGAGCAACGGGAAATGCCAAGGCAGTATCGCGTTTGAAGAAGAAGCTGGGCGTAAGTGACGACATTCCAGTTGTACCCTGCGAGGTGGTTAGCCGCCAAAGCGCAAAAGAGGTTCTTCTTGCGCTCCTTTATAGGGTGAGCGAGTTGTTGGATCGACAGCGGGCGATAGGGGCGTCGTCACCTCGGTAG
- a CDS encoding Holliday junction resolvase RuvX, which produces MRVIGLDLGKRRSGIAVSDELGVLAHPHSTVDDPDHLLEAIRSLAQAMGAELVVVGLPIGAGGGDTDQTQWVRERAAEIEARLGLRVVLWDERFTTKEAERRLSEVGRGFRTTRYLAEVAAAAIILQSYLDATREGGRSGRPT; this is translated from the coding sequence GTGAGGGTAATCGGTTTAGATCTAGGAAAGCGCCGATCTGGGATTGCTGTCTCCGATGAATTGGGGGTGTTGGCTCATCCGCATTCAACCGTAGACGACCCAGACCATTTACTTGAAGCCATACGGTCTCTAGCACAAGCGATGGGGGCAGAGTTGGTAGTAGTGGGGCTTCCCATCGGAGCTGGAGGTGGCGACACAGACCAGACCCAATGGGTACGCGAGCGCGCTGCAGAAATCGAGGCTCGACTGGGGCTACGGGTCGTTTTGTGGGACGAGAGGTTCACGACAAAAGAGGCCGAGCGAAGGCTCAGTGAGGTTGGCCGTGGATTCCGAACCACGCGGTACTTGGCAGAGGTCGCTGCGGCAGCCATAATTCTGCAGTCGTATCTAGATGCAACTCGAGAGGGCGGAAGATCTGGAAGACCGACCTAG
- the aroE gene encoding shikimate dehydrogenase gives MHRGCTLLPRAHPSSSASRRTPYLVAFSDRQNTFKRSAPERVLGIIGYPLEHTLSPAMHNAAFAVSGLDWVYAAFRVPPGSASAAVEAMRVLGLGGLSVTIPHKEEVLSALDVLEPEAQAIGAVNTVFWTPDRDQLVGANTDVEGFEKGLKTALGINLEGRSVVIIGAGGSARAVLWAAVTRGARHITVLARTPSRASRMVRRICESAFAMLPSRTPPPIEICSMDGSLIEEALSNADLMVNATPLGSDGTSLPVPESAIHDRLYVFDLVYFPSKTPLVQAGIRRGAGAAGGLEMLILQGARQFEIWTGRPAPVSAMKRAAEESLRASLQIRTSTAEIDRLE, from the coding sequence ATCCATCGGGGGTGCACGCTTTTACCTCGAGCGCATCCGAGTTCGAGCGCCTCAAGGCGGACGCCATATCTCGTGGCGTTTTCTGACCGTCAAAACACATTCAAACGGTCGGCGCCTGAAAGGGTGCTCGGCATCATTGGTTACCCACTAGAACACACCTTGTCTCCTGCCATGCATAACGCTGCATTTGCGGTCTCGGGTCTTGACTGGGTTTACGCTGCTTTCAGGGTTCCTCCCGGCTCTGCTTCAGCGGCAGTGGAGGCAATGAGAGTTTTAGGACTCGGTGGGCTGTCCGTAACAATTCCTCACAAGGAAGAGGTGCTATCTGCATTGGACGTTCTCGAGCCCGAGGCGCAAGCGATCGGGGCAGTCAACACAGTTTTCTGGACACCGGATCGAGACCAGCTGGTGGGGGCCAACACCGATGTAGAAGGATTCGAGAAAGGTCTAAAGACTGCCCTGGGAATCAACCTTGAGGGACGGAGCGTGGTAATAATTGGAGCCGGAGGTTCCGCTCGGGCCGTACTTTGGGCGGCCGTTACCCGAGGTGCCCGACACATCACTGTTCTTGCTCGAACGCCTTCTCGGGCCTCGCGAATGGTGCGCAGAATTTGCGAGTCTGCGTTCGCGATGTTACCTTCCCGGACCCCGCCGCCAATCGAGATCTGTTCTATGGACGGCTCGTTGATTGAGGAAGCATTGAGCAATGCTGACTTGATGGTGAACGCAACGCCTCTCGGATCGGACGGCACCTCCCTCCCGGTGCCAGAAAGCGCAATTCACGACCGACTTTACGTCTTTGACTTGGTATATTTCCCCTCTAAAACCCCACTCGTACAGGCTGGGATACGTCGAGGTGCCGGTGCGGCTGGCGGACTGGAGATGCTAATTCTCCAAGGCGCTCGGCAATTCGAGATTTGGACTGGGCGGCCTGCTCCCGTCAGCGCAATGAAAAGAGCAGCAGAGGAGTCGCTCCGAGCGAGCCTTCAGATTCGCACTTCGACTGCCGAGATAGATCGATTGGAGTAA
- a CDS encoding type II secretion system F family protein translates to MPDTFVYKVRDSQGQLIEGELAADNATVVTAKLREMGYIPIEISKKQEGLKREITIGGNKVKLKDLAVFSRQFATMINSGLSLLRSLNILAEQTESKPLRETIRQVRDEIEGGGSLSSALAKHPKVFNDLYVSMVRSGETGGNLDLVLLRLAETIEKQVALRSEIKSAMTYPVVVFVMVVLIVTAMLIFIVPMFENLYKELGGTLPAPTRILIGVSNLIKSLWWLVILLGVGAFFGLRAWKKTESGRMIFDSFKIKVPVFGPLFHKVALSRFSRTLSDLIRSGVPILESLDIVSGTVNNAVVSKAILAVQESVKSGESIARPLLEHSVFPPMVVQMIAVGEETGALDTMLTKIADFYDQEIEATVQALTSLIEPILIAVMGAAVGGMVIALYMPMFNIVNLIK, encoded by the coding sequence GTGCCTGACACGTTTGTATATAAAGTGCGCGATTCTCAGGGCCAACTTATCGAGGGCGAACTGGCTGCAGACAATGCCACCGTTGTCACAGCCAAGCTACGTGAGATGGGATACATACCCATCGAGATCTCCAAGAAACAAGAGGGCCTAAAGCGCGAGATCACGATCGGCGGCAACAAGGTCAAACTAAAGGACCTGGCGGTCTTTTCTCGCCAGTTTGCCACAATGATCAATTCGGGCCTGTCGCTTCTGCGATCGTTGAACATCCTGGCCGAGCAGACCGAGTCGAAGCCGCTGCGCGAAACCATAAGACAAGTGAGGGACGAGATAGAGGGAGGGGGGTCTCTGTCGTCAGCGCTTGCCAAGCATCCCAAGGTCTTCAACGACCTGTACGTCTCGATGGTCCGCTCGGGAGAAACCGGCGGAAACCTCGATTTGGTTCTCTTGCGGCTAGCTGAGACGATCGAAAAGCAGGTGGCACTGAGAAGCGAGATCAAGTCAGCCATGACTTATCCGGTCGTGGTGTTCGTGATGGTCGTACTGATAGTCACGGCGATGCTGATCTTCATAGTGCCCATGTTCGAGAACCTCTACAAAGAGCTGGGAGGCACGCTGCCAGCTCCGACGAGGATTTTGATCGGTGTTTCCAACCTCATAAAGAGCTTATGGTGGCTGGTGATTCTCCTTGGCGTAGGGGCGTTCTTCGGACTGAGGGCGTGGAAGAAAACCGAGTCGGGTCGAATGATCTTCGACTCTTTCAAGATCAAGGTTCCAGTGTTCGGACCGCTCTTTCACAAGGTGGCCCTTTCCCGCTTTTCAAGAACCCTCTCGGATCTCATACGATCGGGTGTGCCTATCTTGGAAAGCTTGGACATTGTGTCGGGAACGGTGAACAACGCAGTGGTCTCCAAGGCAATCCTCGCTGTCCAAGAGAGCGTGAAGAGCGGCGAGAGTATTGCGAGGCCTCTCCTAGAGCACTCGGTCTTCCCACCGATGGTAGTGCAGATGATCGCCGTTGGAGAGGAGACAGGCGCCTTGGACACTATGCTCACCAAAATAGCTGACTTTTATGATCAAGAAATTGAGGCTACGGTACAGGCACTCACTTCGCTCATCGAGCCAATCCTTATAGCAGTGATGGGCGCCGCTGTAGGGGGGATGGTTATTGCCTTGTACATGCCGATGTTCAACATCGTCAACCTCATCAAGTAG